In Microbulbifer elongatus, the DNA window CCTGCTGTGTAACAGGATAGGATTCGGGCTGGCCGCTGCGGCCCCTAGCTGTGAGCGACAAAAATAATTGAAGGAGAGTACCCAATGAAAAACTGGCGGCGTTGGTGTGGTTTGTGGCTGGCTATGGCGGGCAGTGCGCTGGTGGCAGCGGAAATCCCGAAAGCCCCTCCGGTCAGTGCGAACGAGCTGGTTGTGATGGGCTACTACACCGGCGATGGGAAAGACCTGCAGCGCTACGACTTCAACAAGCTGACCCATCTGATTTACAGCTTTGTGTATCTGGAAGGAAATGAACTGGCGTTCCGTGACCAGGCTGCGGAGGCATCTTACCGCCGGCTGTTGGCCCTGCAAGAAACGTATCCACATCTCAAAGTGATGTTGGCCCTGGGTGGCTGGGGTGGCTGTGAGCCCTGCTCGGAAGTCTTTTCTTCGGCGGAAAACCGCCGCGCCTTTGCGCAGTCGGTGAAGGTGGCGCTGGACGAGATTGGCGGCGACGGCCTGGATCTGGATTGGGAATATCCTGCGATTGCCGGGCACCCTGGACATCCTTACAAGGCGGAGGATCGTGAAAATTTCACCGCGCTGGTTCAGGCACTGCGTGAGGAGCTTGGTGAGGAATACCTGATCACCGTCGCTGCGGGCGGGTTTGATGAGTTCCTGCAAAAGTCGCTGGATTGGCAGGCGGTGACGCCGTTGATCAACAGCATTAATCTCATGAGCTATGACCTGGTGAATGGCTTCAGCACCGTGACCGGTCACCATACACCACTGTACTCAACGGACCAGCAGACGCAGTCCACCGACAATGCGGTGCGCTATCTATTGGATGCCGGTGTGCCCAGTCAGAAAATCGTGATTGGGGCGGCGTTTTATTCACGCGTCTGGGACGGAGTGGCCGCGGAAAATACGGGACGTTACCAGAAGGGCAAGCATGTTCCAGGCCTGAAGTATCGTGAGCTGAAATCCGCTTACAGAGCGGAGTCCGGCTTCGAGCTGGCGTGGGATGATGATGCTAAGGCTGCGTTTGCGTATAACCCGCAGCAGCAACGGTATGCGACCTTTGATACCCCAAAATCGGTAAAGTTGAAAATGGCGTACGCAAAGCGGTTGGGGCTGGGGGGGATTATGTTCTGGGAACTTCCCGGCGATAGTGATGATGGCGAACTACTGGATGCAATCTATTCGGTCAAGTCCGCAGAGTAACTCCCTGTAGGAGCCTGCTTGCGGGCGAAAGAATCGGAGCGTTGTTCGGTTCGTTGGCAAGCAGGCTCCTACAGGGGGATCGTGATTAGATACTGCGTTTGCCGGAGAGGTTGAGGGTCAGT includes these proteins:
- a CDS encoding glycoside hydrolase family 18 protein, with protein sequence MKNWRRWCGLWLAMAGSALVAAEIPKAPPVSANELVVMGYYTGDGKDLQRYDFNKLTHLIYSFVYLEGNELAFRDQAAEASYRRLLALQETYPHLKVMLALGGWGGCEPCSEVFSSAENRRAFAQSVKVALDEIGGDGLDLDWEYPAIAGHPGHPYKAEDRENFTALVQALREELGEEYLITVAAGGFDEFLQKSLDWQAVTPLINSINLMSYDLVNGFSTVTGHHTPLYSTDQQTQSTDNAVRYLLDAGVPSQKIVIGAAFYSRVWDGVAAENTGRYQKGKHVPGLKYRELKSAYRAESGFELAWDDDAKAAFAYNPQQQRYATFDTPKSVKLKMAYAKRLGLGGIMFWELPGDSDDGELLDAIYSVKSAE